The Leucobacter sp. UCMA 4100 genome window below encodes:
- a CDS encoding TetR/AcrR family transcriptional regulator: MADKAGINVATLYRYYPNKFAVVREIAETIEQERLISSIEHLKGLSDTDDWRGLIQETLTTLINLRETRPGARAIRRALQSSPELWDIEHQMLHNTANELACVFVSVGANLTETRAHSIALIIVATVTHLLDVSHDVETNGAELREEMGLLIERYLAPYLDTVSA, translated from the coding sequence ATCGCAGACAAAGCGGGCATTAACGTCGCAACCCTGTACCGCTACTACCCCAACAAATTTGCCGTCGTGAGAGAGATCGCCGAGACCATTGAGCAGGAGCGCCTCATCTCGTCGATCGAACACTTGAAGGGGCTCAGCGACACCGACGACTGGCGCGGGCTCATTCAGGAGACACTCACAACCCTCATCAACCTGCGCGAAACCAGGCCTGGCGCGAGGGCCATCAGAAGAGCCCTCCAATCATCACCCGAGCTCTGGGACATCGAGCATCAGATGCTCCACAACACCGCGAACGAGCTCGCCTGCGTATTCGTTTCGGTCGGCGCAAACCTCACCGAGACCCGCGCGCACAGCATCGCCCTCATCATCGTCGCAACGGTCACGCACCTGCTTGACGTCTCACACGACGTTGAAACCAATGGAGCCGAGCTCCGAGAAGAGATGGGGCTGCTCATCGAGCGCTATCTTGCCCCGTACCTCGACACAGTCAGTGCCTAA
- the def gene encoding peptide deformylase, producing the protein MAILPIVICGEPVLHRVAEPVTEFDAQLRTLVEDMQETTVAAPGVGLAAPQVGVGKRIFVWDYDDQDVAPAQGVAINPVLWITPSQPGLPDDDEFEGCLSFPGERFGLRRSERALLRAQDLDGEFFEIEASGWFARIFQHEYDHLNGLLYVDRLVHPDSRGAQKAQRKNGWGVPGLSWLPGEDNLEG; encoded by the coding sequence ATGGCAATTCTTCCCATCGTGATTTGCGGCGAGCCGGTTCTGCACCGTGTCGCCGAGCCCGTAACCGAGTTCGACGCGCAGCTGCGCACTCTCGTTGAAGACATGCAAGAGACGACGGTGGCCGCACCCGGTGTCGGCCTCGCTGCGCCGCAGGTTGGCGTGGGCAAGCGCATCTTTGTCTGGGATTACGACGATCAAGACGTCGCACCAGCCCAGGGGGTCGCTATTAACCCGGTGCTGTGGATCACTCCGTCGCAGCCCGGTCTGCCAGATGACGACGAGTTTGAGGGGTGCCTCTCATTTCCCGGTGAACGCTTTGGTCTGAGGCGTTCTGAGCGTGCGTTGTTGCGTGCGCAAGATCTCGACGGTGAATTCTTTGAGATCGAGGCGAGCGGTTGGTTCGCTCGCATCTTCCAGCACGAATACGACCATTTGAACGGTCTGTTGTACGTTGACCGTCTTGTGCACCCCGATAGCCGTGGTGCACAGAAGGCACAGCGCAAGAACGGCTGGGGTGTTCCTGGCCTGAGCTGGTTGCCTGGCGAAGATAACCTCGAGGGCTGA
- the orn gene encoding oligoribonuclease has product MSNTPAEQIVWIDCEMTGLEIETDRLCELAIIVTDFDLTPLHEGFTVVINPGEEALAGMNDFVRNMHTTSGLLEEMQQGLTAEVAEQQALDYVNGLVSEGSRPLVAGNTIGMDRRFIAKYLPVFDERMHYRSVDVSTIKELSRRWYPSTFYRAPEKHGGHRALADIAESIRELAFFRDTVMVKAPGPGSDEVKEQAKKTIADYAPLIDGMTR; this is encoded by the coding sequence ATGTCGAACACCCCCGCAGAACAGATCGTGTGGATCGATTGCGAAATGACCGGGCTCGAGATCGAAACCGATCGCCTCTGCGAGCTCGCCATCATCGTGACTGATTTTGACCTCACGCCGCTGCACGAGGGATTCACCGTCGTGATCAACCCCGGCGAAGAGGCACTCGCCGGCATGAACGACTTCGTGCGCAACATGCACACGACCTCTGGCCTGCTCGAAGAAATGCAGCAGGGCCTCACCGCCGAGGTCGCCGAACAGCAGGCGCTCGACTACGTCAACGGGCTCGTGAGCGAAGGCTCACGCCCCCTCGTTGCCGGAAACACCATTGGTATGGATCGCCGATTTATTGCCAAATACCTGCCCGTCTTCGACGAACGCATGCACTACCGCAGCGTCGACGTTTCGACCATCAAAGAGCTCTCGCGTCGCTGGTACCCGTCGACCTTCTACCGCGCCCCTGAAAAGCACGGCGGCCACCGCGCACTCGCCGACATCGCCGAATCAATTCGCGAGCTCGCTTTCTTCAGGGACACCGTCATGGTCAAGGCCCCGGGCCCCGGCTCAGACGAGGTCAAAGAGCAAGCGAAGAAAACCATCGCCGACTACGCGCCCCTCATCGATGGCATGACACGCTGA
- a CDS encoding alpha/beta hydrolase: MHLTSEQILDEGITEREFTLGDISGILWTPPAASTSAPVPLILMGQPGGFGTRQMYPRLVSRARSVAAQGFASATIELPGTGNRPPLPGAEQARADLLRAISAGERPTEKVINRLILPLVDKAVPEWQTTLDEILDLPEIAQRVGFSGGVIAVGTRLAAIDSRIAAAGLFAGSYVPRTTMEEARRVTIPLHVLLQWDDEGNDRAMALDLFDAFASTEKTLYANMGGHTGVPPFAGEDAARFFVRHLADAVD; this comes from the coding sequence ATGCACTTGACTTCTGAACAGATTCTCGACGAGGGCATCACCGAGCGTGAGTTCACCCTCGGTGACATCTCCGGCATCCTGTGGACGCCACCAGCCGCTTCCACGTCTGCGCCAGTTCCACTCATCCTGATGGGCCAACCCGGCGGCTTCGGGACGCGACAGATGTATCCCCGTCTGGTATCGCGGGCGCGTAGCGTCGCCGCACAAGGCTTCGCCTCGGCCACCATCGAATTGCCCGGGACTGGCAACCGACCCCCGCTACCCGGCGCCGAGCAAGCTCGAGCCGACCTTCTTCGTGCGATCTCAGCTGGGGAACGGCCTACGGAAAAGGTGATCAACCGACTGATACTTCCTCTCGTCGACAAAGCTGTGCCGGAGTGGCAAACCACGCTCGACGAGATCCTCGACCTTCCAGAAATTGCCCAACGAGTCGGATTCTCTGGCGGGGTGATCGCAGTTGGCACACGCCTCGCCGCCATCGATTCACGTATTGCGGCTGCGGGCCTCTTCGCCGGCAGCTACGTCCCACGAACGACCATGGAAGAGGCGCGTCGCGTTACGATTCCACTGCATGTTCTCCTCCAGTGGGATGACGAGGGGAACGATCGGGCGATGGCTCTCGACCTCTTCGACGCTTTCGCGTCGACCGAGAAGACGCTCTACGCCAACATGGGTGGTCATACAGGCGTCCCACCATTCGCGGGCGAAGATGCGGCGCGCTTCTTCGTCCGCCATCTCGCTGACGCTGTTGATTGA
- a CDS encoding SulP family inorganic anion transporter, translated as MSKKDSQSLLPSLADYRDVPRTWKNDLLAGLTVSIVALPLALAFGVSSGAGAESGIVTAIIAGIVAAIFGGSHVQVSGPTGAMVVVLAPIIALHGAGALALVCLMAGVIVILAGVFRLGRTVGYIPWPVIEGFTLGIAVIIFLQQVPTATGTEPGESNNAVVSAVQSAMSAEMPKLAWSLGIVALVVVIMLVLLKLAPQFPGSLIAIVVATLVTSLFGLPVDVIGELPSGLSAPTLPALDPHMMGVLIGPAFAVAALAAIESLLSARIAATLTNSGSFNADRELVGQGLASVASGFFGGMPATGAIARTAVNIRGGAKTRLAAIVHSVLLLVIVLVGSGVVSQIPLAALAGVLMVTACRMVAPTTVRLVLRSTRSDAVIFLLTAIITISIDLIYAVLIGIVAAGFFSLRQLAKTSGVYREELPGEPVEGDERIAVFHLEGALFFGAADRLLERAEALRGVEVVVVRMAELQFLDATGAQAATEMITGLERRGITVLVKGVQPQHRALAERIGIFRSLRDQAHLFDNLDDAVAHARDHVARARVEREAEGGAG; from the coding sequence GTGAGTAAGAAAGATTCTCAGAGCCTCTTACCGTCTCTCGCCGACTACCGTGACGTGCCGCGCACCTGGAAAAATGACCTGCTCGCCGGTCTCACGGTCAGCATCGTCGCCCTGCCGCTTGCCCTCGCCTTCGGCGTGAGCTCTGGGGCCGGGGCCGAGAGCGGCATCGTGACCGCCATTATCGCGGGTATCGTTGCTGCCATTTTTGGCGGATCGCACGTGCAGGTCTCTGGTCCAACCGGTGCCATGGTGGTCGTTCTCGCTCCCATCATCGCGCTGCACGGAGCGGGTGCGCTCGCTCTCGTGTGCCTCATGGCCGGGGTGATCGTGATTCTCGCCGGTGTTTTTCGGCTGGGGCGAACGGTCGGCTACATTCCGTGGCCCGTGATCGAGGGCTTTACCCTCGGCATTGCCGTCATCATCTTCCTGCAGCAGGTGCCCACCGCAACCGGAACCGAGCCCGGCGAGAGCAATAATGCGGTCGTCTCGGCGGTGCAGTCGGCGATGTCGGCCGAAATGCCGAAGCTTGCGTGGTCGCTCGGCATCGTTGCGCTCGTCGTCGTCATCATGCTGGTGCTCTTGAAGCTCGCCCCGCAGTTTCCCGGCTCACTCATCGCGATCGTCGTGGCGACGCTGGTGACGAGCCTCTTCGGCCTGCCGGTCGACGTGATCGGCGAGCTGCCGAGCGGGCTTTCGGCGCCAACCCTGCCCGCCCTAGATCCGCACATGATGGGCGTGCTCATCGGGCCTGCCTTTGCCGTGGCTGCGCTTGCGGCCATCGAGTCGTTGCTTTCGGCACGCATCGCAGCCACGCTTACGAACAGCGGTTCGTTTAATGCCGACCGTGAGCTAGTGGGGCAGGGGCTCGCCTCGGTTGCTTCCGGCTTCTTTGGCGGCATGCCGGCAACCGGCGCTATTGCGCGCACCGCGGTGAACATTCGCGGTGGCGCCAAGACGCGCCTCGCGGCAATTGTGCACAGTGTGCTGTTGCTCGTGATCGTGCTCGTGGGCTCCGGCGTCGTCTCGCAGATTCCCCTCGCGGCCCTCGCCGGCGTGCTCATGGTGACGGCGTGCCGCATGGTCGCCCCCACGACGGTGCGTCTCGTGCTGCGCTCGACTCGCTCAGACGCGGTGATCTTCCTGCTCACCGCGATCATCACGATCAGCATCGACCTCATCTATGCCGTGCTCATCGGTATCGTCGCCGCGGGCTTCTTCTCACTGCGTCAGCTTGCCAAGACCAGTGGCGTCTACCGCGAGGAGCTTCCCGGCGAGCCCGTTGAGGGCGACGAACGCATCGCGGTGTTCCACCTCGAGGGCGCGCTCTTCTTTGGCGCTGCCGACCGACTACTTGAGCGAGCAGAGGCGCTTCGTGGTGTCGAAGTCGTCGTGGTGCGCATGGCAGAGCTGCAGTTTCTCGACGCGACGGGCGCTCAGGCCGCGACCGAGATGATCACGGGGCTCGAGCGTCGTGGCATCACCGTGCTCGTGAAGGGCGTGCAACCGCAGCACAGGGCGCTCGCTGAGCGTATCGGTATCTTCCGCTCCCTGCGCGACCAGGCGCACCTCTTCGATAACCTCGACGATGCGGTCGCTCACGCGCGCGACCACGTGGCGCGGGCCCGTGTCGAGCGGGAAGCTGAGGGCGGGGCGGGGTAG
- a CDS encoding YihY/virulence factor BrkB family protein, translated as MTARERIKQAIAWVLQLRLVRAALTYSEHRGAMLADAITYRSLFGIFASVLLGFSLVALWFEGNAEAMTALGEMLDNLLPGITSVIDITQIEAPTGLTILGIASLLGIAWAAISAIASLRTALLDLGDTLRDDQGAVWGSLRDLLFAVGFAVLLVSATVLSAFSGAGIETLASWLGLSTVSTPVAVMTQLAGIAVVFIVDLFTVALMFRLLADFTASSAALWQGALLGAAGLTVLQTLSSLFVKGATSNPLLASFAVLIALLLWVNLSVQVVLIASSYIMVATRDHAGHGESGGALVHTFAERRQFRAEQLVAAAERELNAAQGAVAAEREHAEPGYSRKS; from the coding sequence ATGACGGCACGAGAGCGCATCAAGCAGGCCATCGCATGGGTGCTACAGTTGCGCCTCGTTCGGGCCGCGCTCACCTACAGTGAGCACCGCGGTGCGATGCTTGCCGACGCCATCACGTATCGTTCGTTGTTCGGTATCTTTGCCTCAGTGCTGCTCGGGTTTTCGCTCGTTGCGCTCTGGTTCGAGGGCAACGCCGAGGCCATGACGGCGCTCGGCGAGATGCTCGATAACCTGCTTCCCGGGATTACGAGTGTCATCGATATCACCCAGATTGAGGCGCCCACCGGGCTCACCATCTTGGGCATCGCCTCGCTTCTGGGTATCGCCTGGGCCGCAATCTCGGCGATCGCGAGCCTGCGTACGGCGTTGCTCGACCTCGGCGACACGCTTCGCGATGACCAGGGTGCCGTGTGGGGGTCGCTGCGCGACCTGCTCTTCGCCGTGGGGTTTGCGGTACTGCTCGTCTCGGCAACGGTGCTGAGCGCATTCAGCGGCGCCGGCATCGAGACACTCGCTTCGTGGCTTGGGCTCTCGACCGTGAGCACGCCCGTGGCGGTTATGACGCAGCTGGCGGGCATCGCGGTTGTCTTTATCGTCGACCTGTTCACCGTGGCGCTCATGTTCCGGCTCCTCGCTGACTTCACCGCGAGCTCAGCCGCGCTCTGGCAGGGAGCGCTCCTTGGCGCTGCCGGGCTCACGGTACTGCAAACGCTCTCGAGTCTTTTCGTGAAGGGGGCGACGTCGAACCCGCTGCTCGCCTCGTTTGCCGTGCTTATCGCGCTCTTGCTCTGGGTAAATCTTTCAGTGCAGGTGGTGCTCATCGCGAGCAGCTACATCATGGTCGCAACCCGCGATCATGCGGGCCACGGCGAATCTGGCGGGGCTCTCGTGCACACTTTTGCCGAGCGGCGACAGTTTCGGGCAGAGCAGCTCGTGGCAGCGGCCGAACGAGAACTGAATGCTGCGCAAGGGGCGGTTGCGGCCGAGCGCGAGCATGCTGAACCCGGCTATAGTCGCAAGTCTTAA
- a CDS encoding MFS transporter, translating into MKPLTPLRRTIALIALALGGFGIGVTEFASMGLLPNIASDLIPGFDANPQQEIARAGIVITAYALGVVIGAPLFAIFGARASHTRLTFLLLVLFVGGSLASAAAPTFETLVLFRVLAGLPHGAYFGAASLIAARIMGPGSQGKGVALALSGLTIANVVGVPLATWLGQSLGWRWAYVLVAAIFAATLALALAFLPRYAANPDRDPRSELRALANYRLWIMIAVGSIGFGGFFAVYSYVSEVTTRITGLEPPAVPWVLAVMGLGMTIGNLIGGWASDRNLVGTIVVGFATFVASLLVYTWVAPSPVGLFVTVFSIGLTEAILIPSIQARMIRIADEAELLGAAVNHAAFNVGNGLGAWLGGAVIAAGFGYLAPGWVGIALALVGFALALLSVYVERRDKARSRNTVGIRVVGEA; encoded by the coding sequence TTGAAACCGCTAACGCCGCTGCGCCGAACCATCGCCTTGATCGCTCTTGCGCTCGGCGGGTTTGGTATCGGGGTGACCGAGTTCGCCTCGATGGGCCTTTTGCCAAACATCGCGAGCGACCTCATTCCTGGGTTTGACGCGAACCCGCAGCAGGAGATTGCGCGGGCCGGAATCGTCATCACCGCGTACGCGCTCGGCGTGGTCATCGGTGCGCCACTCTTCGCGATTTTCGGGGCGAGAGCCTCGCACACGCGACTCACGTTTCTCTTGCTGGTGCTGTTTGTTGGCGGATCGCTGGCCTCTGCGGCGGCTCCCACGTTCGAGACCCTCGTGCTTTTTCGGGTGCTCGCGGGGCTTCCGCACGGCGCCTATTTCGGGGCGGCCTCGCTTATCGCGGCCCGCATCATGGGGCCTGGAAGCCAGGGCAAGGGGGTCGCGCTTGCGCTCTCCGGGCTGACGATCGCGAACGTCGTCGGGGTTCCGCTTGCGACCTGGCTTGGTCAGAGCCTCGGCTGGCGTTGGGCGTACGTGCTCGTGGCGGCCATCTTTGCGGCGACGCTCGCCCTCGCCCTCGCCTTCTTACCGCGGTACGCCGCGAACCCCGACCGCGACCCGCGCTCTGAGCTACGGGCCCTCGCGAACTACCGGCTGTGGATCATGATCGCCGTCGGCTCAATTGGCTTCGGCGGCTTCTTTGCCGTGTACTCGTACGTGTCAGAGGTCACCACGCGCATCACGGGGCTCGAGCCACCGGCGGTGCCGTGGGTACTCGCGGTCATGGGACTGGGCATGACGATTGGCAACCTCATCGGTGGCTGGGCGAGCGACCGGAACCTCGTGGGAACGATTGTCGTTGGCTTCGCGACCTTTGTCGCCTCGCTGCTCGTGTACACCTGGGTAGCGCCGAGCCCGGTCGGGCTCTTCGTGACGGTGTTCAGTATCGGCCTCACCGAAGCAATCTTGATTCCCTCGATTCAGGCGCGCATGATCCGCATCGCCGACGAGGCCGAGCTGCTCGGGGCTGCCGTGAACCACGCGGCGTTCAACGTGGGCAATGGCCTTGGGGCGTGGCTCGGCGGCGCAGTGATTGCCGCTGGCTTTGGTTATCTTGCGCCCGGCTGGGTCGGTATCGCACTCGCGCTCGTAGGTTTTGCGCTCGCGCTGCTGAGCGTTTACGTCGAGCGGCGAGATAAGGCCCGCTCGCGAAATACCGTGGGTATTCGGGTGGTCGGCGAGGCTTAA
- a CDS encoding Y-family DNA polymerase yields the protein MSAEADVTPDENAGEGPYRQSIALVDCVSFFASCERVFHPELEGRPVLVLSNNDGCVVAMSHEAKAYGIPMGIPWFQLSARAARQGLVARSSNYELYGSMSARVMNIIGRHAAWQEVYSIDEAFIGLNGSPAEVTQKCRNLKNEIYRLTGIPVRVGIAPTKTLAKLAIIGAKKNARFDNVCNFNEHDAEGADALLAEVEVSELWGVGRKLTNKLTARGIHTAKDLRDCDAGEIRKRFSVVLQRTVYELRGIRCIELAEAREYKDQLIFSRSFSRPVTTPEEMQQVLSIYAQKVSARLRAEGQVAKTISAWTMTAHHNTAAWHSAHVSATLETHTSEPIRIAKAAAPLLQKMLPGTRYVRAGIVLTDLVHEARLAPLDLFVPEFEGRKIGVTLDRIQERVGPGLIGVGRGGLQKAPVWNMRRDMLSPRATTQWNELRVVRAS from the coding sequence ATGTCCGCTGAGGCAGACGTGACGCCTGACGAGAACGCTGGCGAAGGGCCGTACCGGCAGAGCATTGCCCTCGTCGACTGCGTGAGTTTTTTCGCCTCGTGTGAGCGCGTCTTTCACCCTGAGCTTGAGGGGCGCCCGGTGCTCGTGCTCTCGAATAATGACGGCTGCGTCGTTGCGATGTCGCACGAGGCTAAGGCCTACGGGATCCCGATGGGCATTCCCTGGTTTCAGTTGAGCGCGCGTGCCGCAAGACAGGGGCTTGTCGCGCGCTCCAGCAACTACGAGCTCTACGGCTCAATGTCTGCCAGGGTCATGAACATCATTGGGCGGCATGCGGCGTGGCAAGAGGTCTACAGCATCGACGAGGCCTTCATCGGGCTCAACGGTTCGCCCGCTGAGGTGACGCAGAAGTGTCGCAATCTCAAAAACGAGATTTACCGGCTCACGGGCATACCGGTGCGCGTCGGCATTGCCCCGACGAAGACGCTGGCAAAGCTCGCGATCATCGGCGCCAAAAAGAACGCTCGCTTTGACAACGTCTGCAATTTCAACGAGCACGACGCAGAGGGCGCCGACGCATTACTCGCTGAGGTCGAGGTGAGTGAACTGTGGGGCGTTGGCCGTAAGCTCACGAACAAACTGACCGCGAGGGGCATTCACACCGCGAAAGATCTGCGCGACTGCGACGCGGGCGAGATACGCAAGCGTTTCTCAGTGGTGCTGCAGCGAACCGTCTACGAACTGCGCGGCATTCGATGTATCGAACTCGCCGAGGCGCGGGAGTACAAAGACCAGCTCATCTTTTCACGCTCGTTCTCGCGTCCGGTCACGACGCCAGAAGAGATGCAGCAGGTGCTCTCGATCTACGCGCAGAAGGTTAGCGCACGGCTGCGTGCTGAGGGGCAGGTGGCCAAAACCATCTCAGCGTGGACGATGACCGCACACCACAACACGGCCGCGTGGCACTCGGCCCACGTCTCAGCAACGCTTGAGACGCACACGAGTGAGCCGATCCGCATCGCAAAAGCGGCGGCACCGCTGCTCCAGAAGATGCTCCCGGGAACGCGATATGTGCGTGCGGGCATCGTGCTCACCGATCTCGTGCACGAGGCGAGGCTCGCCCCGCTCGACCTGTTTGTGCCCGAGTTCGAGGGTCGAAAGATCGGCGTGACGCTCGACCGCATTCAGGAGCGCGTTGGCCCCGGCCTCATCGGGGTGGGGCGCGGTGGGCTGCAAAAGGCGCCGGTGTGGAACATGAGGCGCGACATGCTCTCGCCAAGAGCGACAACCCAGTGGAACGAGCTGCGTGTTGTGCGCGCCTCGTAG
- a CDS encoding LexA family protein gives MIEHMFESMGRNETCGIALVSGVRQAPRRVPLREAFEAVPAGWPSAAQDYYSGEIDLNEHLISDPAATYIVRVAGDSMVGAGISDGDELIVDRSKEPQYGDVVIAMLDGDLTVKRLQRTEAGVVLCAANPRYPDIIVEELSELRIWGVVTRCLHHVR, from the coding sequence ATGATCGAACACATGTTCGAATCAATGGGCCGTAATGAAACGTGCGGCATCGCTCTCGTGAGCGGGGTGCGGCAGGCGCCTCGCCGGGTGCCGCTGCGGGAAGCGTTTGAGGCGGTTCCTGCGGGGTGGCCGTCTGCGGCGCAAGACTATTACTCGGGTGAGATCGATCTTAACGAGCACCTCATTAGTGACCCCGCAGCAACCTACATCGTGCGCGTTGCGGGCGATTCGATGGTGGGCGCGGGTATCAGCGACGGTGACGAGCTCATCGTCGATCGTTCAAAAGAGCCGCAGTACGGCGACGTGGTTATCGCGATGCTCGACGGCGACCTCACCGTGAAGCGTTTGCAGCGAACCGAAGCCGGGGTCGTGCTGTGCGCCGCAAACCCTCGCTACCCAGATATTATCGTCGAAGAGCTCTCAGAGCTGCGCATCTGGGGCGTCGTGACGAGGTGCTTGCACCATGTCCGCTGA
- a CDS encoding metallopeptidase family protein: MHEVTIEEFEELVSQGIDSLPDDMLEALDNVIFLVEDAPADGSEVLGVYEGFSLQERGDYGYGEEPDRIILFRETLLAHCADRDELVREIRVTLVHEIAHFYGLDENRIHELGWG, encoded by the coding sequence ATGCACGAGGTGACGATCGAAGAGTTCGAAGAGCTCGTCTCGCAGGGTATCGATTCCTTGCCCGACGACATGCTCGAAGCACTCGACAACGTCATTTTTCTCGTCGAAGACGCCCCGGCCGATGGCAGTGAGGTGCTCGGCGTGTACGAGGGCTTTTCACTGCAAGAGCGCGGCGACTACGGGTACGGCGAAGAGCCAGACCGCATCATTCTCTTTCGCGAGACCCTCTTGGCGCACTGCGCTGACCGAGACGAACTCGTGCGCGAGATTCGCGTAACCCTCGTTCACGAGATTGCCCACTTTTACGGGCTCGACGAAAACCGAATTCATGAGCTTGGGTGGGGCTAG
- the clpS gene encoding ATP-dependent Clp protease adapter ClpS has translation MTDTSLQHERQLREDALPSTPWQTIVWDDPVNLMSYVTYVFRKHFGYSLDRAESLMLEVHREGSAIVAEGSRESMELHVEALHGYGLWATVREGHLP, from the coding sequence ATGACCGACACTTCGTTACAGCACGAGAGGCAGCTTCGTGAAGATGCACTCCCGTCAACCCCGTGGCAAACCATTGTGTGGGATGACCCGGTGAACCTCATGTCATACGTCACCTACGTCTTTCGCAAGCACTTCGGCTACTCGCTCGATCGCGCCGAATCACTCATGCTCGAGGTTCACCGCGAGGGCAGCGCGATTGTTGCTGAGGGGTCGCGCGAGTCGATGGAACTGCACGTTGAGGCACTCCACGGCTACGGGCTCTGGGCCACCGTGCGAGAGGGGCATCTGCCGTGA
- a CDS encoding DUF2017 family protein: protein MKILVMQVGEITIELHPQESIILSNLVGQLLGLLQSHSSTPLDPDPLLASYEIGGTDCLPADPALAKLLPNAYLDPSLAAEFRQVTEQGLLNRKIEDALLVATALSGGVPEHIELEELLACEDPEGTIFFLTADTLEPWVRTLTALRLSIAARLGIETEQEYSQLREQSEHEETFVIYEWLATLTDMLLRFAPALESFSDEEE, encoded by the coding sequence GTGAAAATTCTCGTCATGCAGGTCGGCGAAATCACGATCGAACTGCACCCACAAGAGAGCATCATTCTCAGCAATCTCGTGGGCCAGCTGCTCGGCCTTCTGCAGTCACACAGCAGCACCCCACTCGATCCCGATCCGCTGCTTGCAAGCTATGAAATTGGCGGCACCGATTGCCTCCCCGCCGACCCGGCTCTCGCAAAGCTCTTGCCGAACGCGTACCTTGACCCGAGCCTCGCGGCCGAGTTTCGGCAGGTCACCGAGCAGGGCCTGCTCAACCGCAAGATTGAAGATGCGCTGCTCGTTGCTACGGCGCTCAGCGGCGGCGTTCCCGAGCACATCGAGCTCGAAGAACTGCTCGCGTGCGAAGATCCCGAGGGCACGATTTTCTTCTTGACGGCCGATACGCTTGAGCCGTGGGTGCGCACGCTCACAGCGCTTCGCCTCTCGATCGCGGCAAGGCTTGGCATCGAAACCGAGCAGGAGTATTCGCAGTTGCGGGAGCAGAGCGAGCACGAAGAGACCTTCGTGATTTACGAGTGGCTCGCGACGCTCACCGATATGCTGCTGCGGTTTGCGCCGGCGCTCGAGTCGTTCTCTGACGAAGAAGAGTAG